The following are encoded together in the Bacillus sp. V2I10 genome:
- a CDS encoding YugN family protein has protein sequence MKLENTGLDGLTVELARLDEIMDELGIVRAGQWDYERVTYDRKFENKDETFYLRIPGFAVEGDIGGKHAVVKLMTPLLGKHYYPHGVEYGEGENFPNAVLSTSQKLLKQLKEEIGRIV, from the coding sequence ATGAAATTAGAAAACACAGGACTGGATGGATTGACAGTTGAATTAGCAAGACTGGATGAAATTATGGATGAGCTTGGCATTGTTCGTGCCGGTCAGTGGGATTATGAGCGTGTTACATATGATCGTAAATTCGAAAACAAAGATGAGACGTTTTATCTTCGCATTCCGGGATTTGCCGTAGAAGGCGACATTGGCGGAAAGCATGCAGTAGTTAAATTAATGACACCGCTTCTCGGCAAGCACTATTATCCGCACGGAGTAGAATATGGCGAAGGCGAAAACTTCCCAAATGCCGTTTTAAGTACAAGCCAGAAATTGCTTAAGCAGCTGAAAGAAGAAATTGGACGAATCGTTTAA
- a CDS encoding CBS domain-containing protein, with amino-acid sequence MQKVRDIMSNDIQACTPLDNVFEVAVKMKEWNVGSIPIVENNQLLGMITDRDLVVRGIAEKHPGSYQVTKVMSDHLYTISPDASADEAVQLMAEHQIRRLPVVENGHIVGMVSLGDLSLNQLTDQQAGAALTTISEKNDHHLH; translated from the coding sequence ATGCAGAAGGTTCGAGATATTATGTCTAATGACATCCAGGCATGCACGCCGCTTGATAATGTATTCGAGGTAGCGGTCAAAATGAAAGAATGGAACGTAGGATCCATTCCAATCGTTGAAAACAATCAATTGCTCGGGATGATTACGGATCGTGACTTAGTCGTGAGAGGTATCGCAGAAAAACATCCTGGATCTTATCAAGTGACGAAGGTTATGAGCGATCATCTTTACACAATCAGTCCGGATGCATCTGCAGATGAAGCAGTACAGCTTATGGCGGAGCATCAAATCAGAAGGCTTCCAGTTGTAGAAAATGGACATATAGTCGGAATGGTCTCACTTGGAGACTTATCCCTAAATCAGCTGACAGATCAGCAGGCTGGGGCAGCCCTGACGACAATTTCTGAAAAGAATGATCATCATCTTCATTAA